CGCCGGTGGCGCCGGACCGCTCGCTCCCGCCGACCCGCTGCAATACTACCTTGCCACCATCCGCTCCATCCCCCGCCTCACGCCCGACGAAGAGCACCAGCTTGCGGTGCGCGTGCGCGATCACAACGATGCCGACGCCGCGCTGAAACTGGTGACGGCCAACCTCTGGCTGGCGGTGAGCATCGCGTTCGAGTTCCGCAACCAGTTCCAGAATATGCTCGACCTGATACAGGAGGGGAACATCGGCCTGATGCGGGCCATACAGAAGTTCGACCCGTTCAAGGGTGTGCCGCTGCCAGCCTACGCCACCTACTGGGTGCGCGCCTACATCATGAAATATATTCTCGACAACTGGCGGCTCGTCCGCGTGGGCACCACCAACACGCGGCGCAAGCTTCTCTTCAACCTCAACAAGGCCACGCGGGAACTGAGAAACGCCGGCATCGACCCGACCCCGAAACGGCTGGCGGAACATTTTGCCACCACCGAAGACGAAGTGACGGAGGTGCAAAAAAGCCTTTCGGCGCGCGACGTGTCGCTGGAGACCCCGCTGGACGGGGAGGGGGGCCACACCTATGCCGACATCATCGGCGATGCCCGCCGCACCCCGGCGAAAGAAGTGGAAGAGGAAGAGGTGTTCGGCATGGTGAAGCGGCATATCGCCGATTTCGCGAAAGGGCTGAAAGACTCCGACCGCGCGATACTGGAAGAGCGCCTGATGAGCGAAGACCCCCTGACCCTTTCGGAGATAGGGGAAAAATTCGGCGTCACGCGCGAGGCGGTGCGGCAGGCCGAGGTGCGCCTGATGAAACGGCTGAAGGCGTACTTGCGGGAAAAAATCCCCGGCATCTCCGATTTCAGCTTCATCGGCCGCGGGTAGCGGCAGTGACCGGCAGACCGCGCTTTCAGGGATGACAACGGGAGGGGGAAGGGCGGCAATTGCCTTCCGGGGACGGCGGCGATAGACTGACTTCATGGCTGATCCGCTGATTGAAAAGTTCCTGCTCTACATCGGCACGGCGAAAAATTATTCCCCCCACACGCTGAAAAACTACCGCGGCGACCTCGCGCAGTTCAGCCATTACGCCGCCACGCGGGGTTTTGGCGGGGAGAACGCGCTCCGCTTCGCCGAGATGGAGGCGGCAACCGTCCGCGGATTTGGCGCGGATATGCACCGCCGCAAGATGGAACCCTCCACCGTCGAACGCAAGCTCTCGGCGTTGCGCACTTTTTTCCGCTACCTGTTGCGGGAGGGGGCGGTAAAAAAAAAATCCGGCGCTGGCGGTGCCGATTCCCAAAAAGCCGAAGACCCGCCCCAAAGCGCTGAACGTGGACGCCGCTTTCGGCATGGTTGAATCGGCGAAGGAGGACGCTCCCCGCGACCGCGCCATGCTGGAGCTTTTTTACGGCTGCGGCATGCGCGCAAGCGAGCTGGCGGGATTGCGGCGCGAAGACTTCGATCCGGTCACCCGCACAATCCGGGTGATGGGGAAGGGAAGCAAAGAACGCGACCTGCCGGTGGGGCGCAAGGCTTTGGAATCGCTTGGTGCATATCTGGTCAAACTCCCCGAACAAACCGGCCCCCTCTGGCCCAACAAGAAGGGGAAGCCGCTTGACGTGCGGAGCATCTACAACGTCGTTATTAAATATGCGCGCAAGGCCGGCGCACCCGCGGGGGTTTCCCCCCACACGCTGCGCCACACCTTCGCCACGCACATGCTGGATGGCGGCGCCGATCTGCGCGCCATCCAGGAACTGTTGGGGCACGAATCGCTGGCCACCACGCAAAAATACACCCATGTGGGGATAGACCACCTGATGAAGGTCTACGACGCCGCCCACCCCCACGCGCATAAAAAAGGAACGGCAAAAACCAGCGGCAGGCAAAAGAAACTCGCGGAGTAGGATTGCGCCATGCGCCTGTTGCCGATGCTTTTTTACCAATACGGGGGGGAGCGGCACAAGTTCGGCCTTATCCCGCCGGTCCGGATGTTCTGGCGGATGAAGTTTCCGGAGGAAAAGATCGAGACGGGGCTGGGACTGTATGTGCGCGGCGACCAATATCATGTGAATGAAGGAACGGCGCTGCCGGTGAACAAGATAAAATATTCCGTGGTGGTCTTCGGCCCGGCGCTGAAGTGGCGGCCCTCCGAAGCAACCACGCTTTCGCTCGATATCGGCTATTCGCTCTATAACCGTTTCGAGGCGTTTCACGGCGATACGCTGATAAAGAATCTCGCCCCGGAGCACGGCTGGTATTATTCCGCCGCCCTCGGCGCGCGGTTCTAGCACACGCAGCCTTGGTCATCCTGAGCCAAAGGCGAAGGATCCCTTTCCGGAAAGAGATCCTTCGCTACGCTCAGGATGACAGGAGCCAGTGATTTTCCGCTGCGCCCGGAGTGACATTGGATCGGTGGTTTTAGCCCGAAAATTTCCGGTTTGCGGGCGGTTGGCGGTATACTTTCCCGATGGGCGACATACAGGAACTGGTTAAAAAAGCGGATATTCTGCTGGAGGCGCTCCCCTATCTGCGGGAGTTCGCCGGCAAGACCATCGTCATCAAATACGGCGGGGCCGCGATGGTGCAGGAGGATCTGAAAGCCTCTTTCGCGCGCGACATCGTATTGATGAAACTGATCGGCATGGATCCGGTCATCGTGCATGGCGGCGGCCCGCAGATCAACAAAACGCTCGAACGGATGGGCGTGCAATCCCGCTTCATCGAAGGACACCGCGTCACCGACGAAGAGACGGTCAACGTGGTGGAGATGGTGCTCGTCGGCAAGGTGAACAAGGAGATCGTCGCGCTCATCAACGGCGCGGGGGGCCGGGCCGTGGGATTGAGCGGCAAAGACGGGCGGCTGATAGAGGCGGAGAAAAAGCTCATCGCCATTCCGACCGCCGCCGAGAACCGCCCCGAAATCATCGATATCGGCCTCGTGGGAAAGGTGACGAAGATCAACACCGGCGTGCTCGAAACGCTCGACCGGGGAAACTTCATCCCCGTGATCGCGCCGGTGGGGGCGGGGGCGAACGGCGAGACCTACAACATCAACGCCGATACCGTGGCGGGTGAAGTGGCCGCCGCGCTGAAAGCCGAAAAACTGATGCTGCTCACCGATACCAACGGCGTGTGGGACGGCGACAAGAAACTCATCCCCGCCCTGGACGAAAAACGGATACAAAAACTCATCGCGGACGGCGTCATCGCGGGCGGGATGCTGCCGAAGGTGGACTGCTGCCTGAAAGCCCTGGCCGGCGGCGTGAAAAAAACCCACATCATCGACGGGCGGGTGGTGCATAGCGTATTGCTTGAAATCTTCACCCGCGAAGGGGTCGGCACCCAAATCACCGCATAATTCAATTTTCGCGGCGGCTGATGCGCGGGTGAAATCCGCGCCTGTGCGATCAATACACGTTCAGGGCGTTCAGAAGGACGGCGTCGACGCGGCCGGACTGCAACGAGCGGTCGATGTTGTAGCGGAGGTCCTTCATCAATCCCTCGCGTTTCGCGGGGTCGATAAGATCGGCGCGGTCGCGCGTGCTGATGGCGTAGAGAACCGAATTGCGGATGAGCGGCAGATTGTTGTTAATTTCATCGATTACTTCGGGATCGTTCACCTGCAGGGCGAAGACCACCCGGATAAAGCCGTCCTGCCCCTTATCCTTGTAGGGAATGACGAAGGGGTCGAGCACGAGGTTGTTCAACGCTTCGAACTTCGGCTCCGCGGCCTTATGCTTCTCCGCATCCTTGGCTTTTGCGCCGTGGCCGCCCGCCTTTTTTGCCGAAACGCCGGATGTCTTTTTGTGAAGCGCCACCGCCGCGATGCCGATGGTGGCCAGCATCATGGCGATGATGATGCCAAATACGATAAGGGTGTTTTTGTTGAACGGCGCGCCCGCCGCCCGCGCCGACGCCGCATCCCGGGCCATTTCCTGTTCAAGCGGGATGGGCGTGGAACCCGTATCGGGCGGCGCTTCCGGGGCCGGTATGGCGCCGGTGTCGATATCGAGTTCCGTTTTCCGCTTCTTCGCCATACGCCCTTTCTCCGGCGGTTATCCCCGGGTCAACGCCATACTTCGAGCTGCTTGAGCATATCGCCGCATTCCTTGAATTCGGGATCGATCTGCAGCGCTTTCCTGAACGCAATGATCGCCGCTTCGCGTTGCTCGTCTTCCAGCAAGGCCCTGCCGATGTTGTAATAAAGGACTTCATCGTTGGGGGCAACGGCCAGCGCTTTGCGGTATTCCTGGATCGCCTCCTTGAACCGCTTTTTCCGGCGGAGCGCGATACCGAGGCGGTTGTAGACGTTGATGTCTTCGGTGATGGTGAGCGAGCCGCGGAATGCCTCGGCCGCCTTGTCGTCATGCCCGGCGGCAAGATAGGCTTCGCCGATGGCGGTATGCACGTCGGCGCTTTTGCCCGCGCTTTTGAGCGCATGCTTGAAAGCCTGGTCGGCGTCTTCCACGCGGCCGGCCTTTATCAGCAGCTTGCCAAACTCCACCTGCCGCGAGGGATTGTTGGGGCTCAGCGAAGTGGCCGATTGCAGCGCTTTCATGGCGGCGGCGTCGTTCCCCATGCGCAGCTGGAAGTCGGCCAGGGTGTGGTAGCCTTTCACGAAGCGGGGATTGTTGGAGACGGCGGCGGTAAAAAGCTCTTCCGCCTTGCGGCGATCCCCCATCGCCTCGAATATCTGCGCCATCGCCAGCGGTATGCGCGCGCTTTTCGGATTGAGCGCGTGCGCGTGCTCGAATTCGCGCATCGCTTCGTTCAGCATGCCGTTTTCCATGTAGGCATACCCCACCTTGAGGTAAATCTCCACCTGCGAAGGGTTGGCCTTTTTATCAAGCACGGAGTTGATCTTGCGCTCCAGTATTTCCGCCACAAACGGCTTGATGATGTAGCCGTCCACATCCTCCTCGGCGGCCCGCACGATCTGGCTGTCGTCCACCTCGGCGGTGATCATGATGAAGGGGGTGTCGCGCAGCATCGGCTCGTCGCGGATTTCACGCAGCAGTTCCACGCCGGGCATGCGCGGCATGTTCCAGTCGGCGATAATAAAGTCCTGCTGCCCCTGCTTGAGGCGGTTGAGGGCGGTGTCTCCGTCGTCGGCCTCCGTTATGTGGTCGTAGCCGAGCATCTTGAGCATGCTGCGCAGCGTCTTGCGCATGCCCGGCATGTCGTCGACGACGAGGATGCGCATCCCCGCCTTTGGATTTTCAACTTTGGACATTTTTTGGAATCACGAAATAAAATTCGGAACCCCGCTCGGGACTGTTCAGGCCCACCTTGCCGCCGTGCGCCTCCACCGCCATTTTGCAAAAAGGGAGGCCCAGTCCGGTGGAACCCTGCCGCCGGTGCGTGCGGAGCTCGACCTGCACGTATTTTTCAAAAATGGATTCACGGTACTCCACCGGCACGCCCGGCCCCTGATCCTTCACCAGCACGATGGCGGCCGCGCCGCCGTCGGAGACGGAGATTTTCAGGGTGGCGCCGGGAGGGGAGTATTTAAGTCCGTTGGATATCAGGTTCGCCGCCACGCGGGCGATGAGCTTCTGGTCGGCGTTCACCGTCAGGTCCGCGGGGCACTTCAGGTCCACGGCCACCCGGTTATCCTCGGCATGCCGCCGCACTTTTTCCAGTTCGTTTTTGATAACCGCGCAGAGATTGAACGGTTCCCTCTCCAGCTTCATCATGCCGGATTCCATCCGGCCGATACTCAGCATATCCTGCACCATGTCGTACAGGCCGGTGCATCCTTCCATGGCGGTCTGGGCGAATTCCTTTTCGTTCTCATCGAGATGTTCGCTGTTGGACAGCAGGTCAATATTGGAAATCACCTCCATTAGCGGTCCTTTGAGGTCGTGAACCATCATATTGATGAGATCCCCCTGCATCGCCAGCTTCTGTTCGGCGGTGGTTCCATTCTTCGCTGTTTCACCCATATGGTACTTAATCGGCCGAATGGCCGCCAACTGAAGACGCCAAGCGGGGATACACTGCGCCGGCCGCCGCGCGCACCTCTTCGTGCGCGTCGGCCAAGGCTTCCATCACCGGCGCGACACAGGCCGCCGAGCGGATGTTCCCCAGCGACTGCACGGCCGCCTTGCGCACCTGCCACGCCTCGTCCTTGCGCGCCGCTTCGGCC
This is a stretch of genomic DNA from Nitrospinota bacterium. It encodes these proteins:
- a CDS encoding sigma-70 family RNA polymerase sigma factor, which codes for MPEEKELHGEEGKAGHRSALPERAGGAGPLAPADPLQYYLATIRSIPRLTPDEEHQLAVRVRDHNDADAALKLVTANLWLAVSIAFEFRNQFQNMLDLIQEGNIGLMRAIQKFDPFKGVPLPAYATYWVRAYIMKYILDNWRLVRVGTTNTRRKLLFNLNKATRELRNAGIDPTPKRLAEHFATTEDEVTEVQKSLSARDVSLETPLDGEGGHTYADIIGDARRTPAKEVEEEEVFGMVKRHIADFAKGLKDSDRAILEERLMSEDPLTLSEIGEKFGVTREAVRQAEVRLMKRLKAYLREKIPGISDFSFIGRG
- a CDS encoding site-specific integrase; the protein is MADPLIEKFLLYIGTAKNYSPHTLKNYRGDLAQFSHYAATRGFGGENALRFAEMEAATVRGFGADMHRRKMEPSTVERKLSALRTFFRYLLREGAVKKKSGAGGADSQKAEDPPQSAERGRRFRHG
- a CDS encoding tyrosine-type recombinase/integrase; translated protein: MVESAKEDAPRDRAMLELFYGCGMRASELAGLRREDFDPVTRTIRVMGKGSKERDLPVGRKALESLGAYLVKLPEQTGPLWPNKKGKPLDVRSIYNVVIKYARKAGAPAGVSPHTLRHTFATHMLDGGADLRAIQELLGHESLATTQKYTHVGIDHLMKVYDAAHPHAHKKGTAKTSGRQKKLAE
- the argB gene encoding acetylglutamate kinase, whose product is MQELVKKADILLEALPYLREFAGKTIVIKYGGAAMVQEDLKASFARDIVLMKLIGMDPVIVHGGGPQINKTLERMGVQSRFIEGHRVTDEETVNVVEMVLVGKVNKEIVALINGAGGRAVGLSGKDGRLIEAEKKLIAIPTAAENRPEIIDIGLVGKVTKINTGVLETLDRGNFIPVIAPVGAGANGETYNINADTVAGEVAAALKAEKLMLLTDTNGVWDGDKKLIPALDEKRIQKLIADGVIAGGMLPKVDCCLKALAGGVKKTHIIDGRVVHSVLLEIFTREGVGTQITA
- a CDS encoding flagellar basal body-associated FliL family protein, which gives rise to MAKKRKTELDIDTGAIPAPEAPPDTGSTPIPLEQEMARDAASARAAGAPFNKNTLIVFGIIIAMMLATIGIAAVALHKKTSGVSAKKAGGHGAKAKDAEKHKAAEPKFEALNNLVLDPFVIPYKDKGQDGFIRVVFALQVNDPEVIDEINNNLPLIRNSVLYAISTRDRADLIDPAKREGLMKDLRYNIDRSLQSGRVDAVLLNALNVY
- a CDS encoding tetratricopeptide repeat protein, with translation MSKVENPKAGMRILVVDDMPGMRKTLRSMLKMLGYDHITEADDGDTALNRLKQGQQDFIIADWNMPRMPGVELLREIRDEPMLRDTPFIMITAEVDDSQIVRAAEEDVDGYIIKPFVAEILERKINSVLDKKANPSQVEIYLKVGYAYMENGMLNEAMREFEHAHALNPKSARIPLAMAQIFEAMGDRRKAEELFTAAVSNNPRFVKGYHTLADFQLRMGNDAAAMKALQSATSLSPNNPSRQVEFGKLLIKAGRVEDADQAFKHALKSAGKSADVHTAIGEAYLAAGHDDKAAEAFRGSLTITEDINVYNRLGIALRRKKRFKEAIQEYRKALAVAPNDEVLYYNIGRALLEDEQREAAIIAFRKALQIDPEFKECGDMLKQLEVWR
- a CDS encoding HAMP domain-containing histidine kinase codes for the protein MGETAKNGTTAEQKLAMQGDLINMMVHDLKGPLMEVISNIDLLSNSEHLDENEKEFAQTAMEGCTGLYDMVQDMLSIGRMESGMMKLEREPFNLCAVIKNELEKVRRHAEDNRVAVDLKCPADLTVNADQKLIARVAANLISNGLKYSPPGATLKISVSDGGAAAIVLVKDQGPGVPVEYRESIFEKYVQVELRTHRRQGSTGLGLPFCKMAVEAHGGKVGLNSPERGSEFYFVIPKNVQS